TCACCATCACCGTCAAGGACGAGCGCGGGGCCAAGGCGCTCGCCGGCCTCGACCAGTTCGGCGTGGCCGTGGCCTATCTCAAGGGCTGGCTGGACGTCGACGGCGACCTCGCCGAAGCGCTGAAGATGCGCGCTTTCTTCAAGGACTTCCACCCGATCGCGTTCCTGTCCCGCTTCACCCCCGCCGCCATCTGGCGCGGCCGCAAGGAGGACGACCGTCGGGCGATCTCGCAGCACTACGACGAGGACTCCGAGTTCTTCCTGACGTTCCTCGACGAGCGGCACCGCTGCTACACCGAGGGCGTCTTCGCCAGCGACGACGAGCTGCTCGAAGACGCGATGACCCGCAAGATGGACCTCGCGATCGACGCGATCGGCGTCAAGCCCGGCGACCGCGTGCTGGAGGTCGGCGGCGGCTGGGGCGCGTTCTCGGAGCACGCCGCCCGCCGCGGCATCGACGTCACCACCACGACGTTGTCGAAGGAGTCCGAGCGCTACCTGCTGGACCTCTTCGAGCGCGAAAAGCTCCCGGTCAAGGTCGTCCGCCAGCACATCTTCGGCTACAAGGACCCGGACCGCTTCGACGCGATCGTCAACATGGGCGTGACCGAACACCTGCCCGACTACCGCACGACACTCGCCAAGTACGCCGAGCTCCTA
The window above is part of the Phytohabitans houttuyneae genome. Proteins encoded here:
- a CDS encoding class I SAM-dependent methyltransferase codes for the protein MAVSDLINALQRRYQEFSASRTAVPFAVATAGGPAHRFGAGDPVFTITVKDERGAKALAGLDQFGVAVAYLKGWLDVDGDLAEALKMRAFFKDFHPIAFLSRFTPAAIWRGRKEDDRRAISQHYDEDSEFFLTFLDERHRCYTEGVFASDDELLEDAMTRKMDLAIDAIGVKPGDRVLEVGGGWGAFSEHAARRGIDVTTTTLSKESERYLLDLFEREKLPVKVVRQHIFGYKDPDRFDAIVNMGVTEHLPDYRTTLAKYAELLRPGGRVYLDALAMRRKHMVSTFMKRYIYPGNSAPLLLHQYLRHVARSPFELLSVTDDRHNYFLTCREWAKRLDDAREDVIARWGEPLYRRFRLFLWGSAAGFDTGLVQAYRWVLQLPARPAT